In the Aliarcobacter cryaerophilus genome, one interval contains:
- a CDS encoding c-type cytochrome, with translation MKKIIASCALLCGASLLADTTMCFKENHPSMATIETVPLNGGACGGKYSINDMKKKGWIVDDIKINGSSYIYILKTQDHGKTMAGVAPSGISQEQMEANILAKLEAKQEAEEQAAIEKANETMLADAKVLYINQCQSCHGEKGDKTKGNSKLKNISQKDMEQALKDYELGISEEKRSSIYGPAHINFLNNSSIKGIKAYLDSIQ, from the coding sequence TTGAAAAAAATTATTGCTTCTTGCGCGCTTTTGTGTGGAGCTTCTCTTTTAGCTGACACTACTATGTGTTTTAAAGAAAACCACCCATCTATGGCAACTATTGAAACTGTTCCTCTAAATGGTGGAGCTTGTGGAGGAAAATACTCTATTAATGATATGAAAAAGAAGGGTTGGATAGTTGATGATATTAAAATAAATGGTTCTAGTTATATTTATATCTTAAAAACTCAAGATCATGGAAAAACTATGGCTGGTGTTGCACCATCTGGAATTAGCCAAGAACAAATGGAAGCAAATATTCTTGCTAAGCTTGAAGCTAAACAAGAAGCTGAAGAGCAAGCTGCTATTGAAAAAGCCAATGAAACTATGTTAGCTGATGCAAAAGTTTTATACATAAATCAATGTCAAAGCTGTCATGGAGAAAAAGGTGATAAAACAAAAGGTAATTCAAAACTTAAAAATATAAGCCAAAAAGATATGGAACAAGCTTTAAAAGATTATGAATTAGGAATTAGTGAAGAGAAAAGAAGTTCTATTTATGGACCTGCTCATATTAATTTCTTAAATAACTCAAGCATAAAAGGTATAAAAGCTTATTTAGATAGTATTCAATAA
- a CDS encoding dihydroneopterin aldolase, with the protein MKIEIEQLTFKCIIGILDFERVKKQKVIINLSFDYDFSKDNFIDYSEVANLVKKSMKKNKFKLLEDAVKTIKKVLEDSYTIKNLKLKISKPNILKDCIVSISS; encoded by the coding sequence ATGAAAATAGAGATTGAACAACTTACTTTTAAATGTATTATTGGAATTCTTGATTTTGAAAGAGTAAAAAAACAAAAAGTTATAATCAACCTTAGCTTTGATTATGATTTTAGTAAAGATAATTTTATAGACTATTCAGAAGTTGCAAATCTTGTAAAAAAAAGTATGAAAAAGAATAAATTTAAACTTCTAGAAGATGCAGTAAAAACAATAAAAAAAGTTCTAGAAGATAGTTACACAATTAAAAATCTCAAATTAAAAATCTCAAAACCAAATATTTTAAAAGATTGTATAGTAAGTATCTCTTCTTAA
- the plsY gene encoding glycerol-3-phosphate 1-O-acyltransferase PlsY — protein MDFFTNENIIFYLLAYLIGSIPFGLILAKTFAGVDIKNDGSRSIGATNVLRVVKKTNPSLAKKLGIATVILDALKGTILLLVGMFIFNLSEQTLWAMAVLSVLGHCYSIYLGLEGGKGVATGLGVYIVLIPISTLIGAIVWFICAKVLKISSLSSLLALIAVIISSIFINNGLNIGSNAPMYLIAFIIIYKHIPNIIRLLKGEEKKVI, from the coding sequence ATGGATTTTTTTACAAATGAAAATATAATTTTTTATCTTTTAGCATATTTAATAGGTTCTATTCCTTTTGGTTTAATACTAGCAAAAACTTTCGCTGGTGTTGATATAAAAAATGATGGTAGTAGAAGTATTGGTGCAACAAATGTTTTAAGAGTAGTAAAAAAAACAAACCCTAGTTTAGCAAAAAAATTGGGCATTGCAACAGTAATTTTAGATGCTTTAAAAGGTACAATTTTACTTTTAGTTGGTATGTTTATCTTTAATTTAAGTGAGCAAACTCTTTGGGCAATGGCAGTATTAAGTGTTTTGGGACACTGCTACTCTATATATTTAGGGCTTGAAGGTGGAAAAGGTGTTGCAACAGGACTTGGAGTTTATATTGTTTTAATTCCAATTTCTACACTAATTGGTGCAATTGTTTGGTTTATTTGTGCAAAAGTTTTAAAAATATCATCTTTATCTTCACTTTTGGCATTAATTGCAGTAATTATTAGCTCTATTTTTATAAACAATGGCTTAAATATAGGTTCGAATGCTCCTATGTATTTGATTGCATTTATTATTATATACAAACATATTCCAAATATTATAAGACTTTTAAAAGGTGAAGAGAAAAAAGTGATATGA
- the nadA gene encoding quinolinate synthase NadA: MNYKEEILKLKKELDVVLVAHFYQRDEVFELADITGDSLELAKKVMESDKEFVVFCGVGFMGESAKILNPQKRVLMPRIACCAMARMIDEGYFLENLKKMNEAGISNDDILPITYINSSASVKARVGEMGGMVCTSSNAYKIIEKGLKSGKKIFFVPDRCLGQNFAKSLGLKSAVIGDGTNLKEADIICYNGFCSVHQQFNIDDIDFYREKYPGIIVAVHPECDPSVCDKADFVGSTSQLIKFIKELPEDQKVVVGTEFNMVNRLREKNTYILSSTKPECPTMNETTLEHVYLTLKSIKENKISELSEIKVDEKTRYWAKIALERMFEI, from the coding sequence TTGAATTATAAAGAAGAGATTTTAAAACTAAAAAAAGAGCTAGATGTTGTACTTGTAGCTCACTTTTATCAAAGAGATGAAGTATTTGAATTAGCAGATATAACTGGTGATAGCCTTGAATTAGCAAAAAAAGTTATGGAAAGCGACAAAGAGTTTGTTGTATTTTGTGGAGTTGGATTTATGGGAGAGAGTGCAAAAATTTTAAATCCACAAAAAAGAGTTCTAATGCCTAGAATTGCTTGTTGTGCAATGGCTAGAATGATTGATGAAGGTTATTTTTTAGAAAATTTAAAAAAGATGAATGAAGCTGGAATATCAAATGATGATATTTTACCAATTACTTATATCAATTCAAGTGCAAGTGTAAAAGCAAGAGTGGGAGAGATGGGTGGAATGGTATGTACATCTTCAAATGCTTACAAAATAATTGAAAAAGGTCTGAAATCTGGTAAAAAAATATTTTTTGTACCTGATAGATGTTTAGGACAAAATTTTGCAAAAAGCTTAGGATTAAAATCAGCAGTTATTGGAGATGGAACAAATTTAAAAGAAGCTGATATTATTTGCTATAACGGTTTTTGTAGTGTTCATCAACAATTTAATATTGATGATATAGATTTTTATAGAGAAAAATATCCAGGTATTATTGTAGCTGTTCATCCAGAGTGTGATCCATCTGTTTGCGATAAAGCTGATTTTGTTGGTTCAACTTCACAATTAATAAAATTTATAAAAGAGCTACCAGAGGATCAAAAAGTTGTTGTTGGAACAGAGTTTAATATGGTTAATAGATTAAGAGAGAAAAATACATATATTTTAAGCTCAACAAAACCAGAGTGTCCTACGATGAATGAGACAACTTTAGAGCATGTTTATTTAACTTTAAAATCTATAAAAGAGAATAAAATAAGCGAATTATCAGAGATAAAAGTAGATGAAAAGACAAGATATTGGGCAAAAATAGCTCTTGAAAGGATGTTTGAAATATGA
- the nadC gene encoding carboxylating nicotinate-nucleotide diphosphorylase, producing the protein MIHIKRFVKQAITEDNGRGDLFYDIAPDGKFTAKIVSKSNGILAGVKYAETLAQTEKIKVDFLKKDGDKIQAGDILAKLEGKASKLLSSERTFLNMLQHASGIATMASKFVEKLDGFDVVLLDTRKTRPHLRDFEKYASRVGGAINHRLGLDDCLMLKDTHLRTIENLAEFVKIARKRISWVTKIEIECETFSQVETAMEAGADIIMCDNMTFQQIKEVVKFRDEKYPHILIEASGNINLDTIQEYAKTGVDAVSSGSIIHQATWLDFSMRVD; encoded by the coding sequence ATGATTCATATTAAAAGGTTTGTAAAGCAAGCAATAACAGAAGACAACGGAAGAGGAGATTTATTCTACGATATTGCTCCTGATGGAAAATTTACAGCAAAAATCGTTTCAAAAAGTAATGGAATATTAGCTGGTGTTAAATATGCTGAAACTTTGGCTCAAACAGAGAAAATAAAAGTTGATTTTCTAAAAAAAGATGGTGATAAAATACAAGCTGGAGATATTTTAGCAAAACTAGAGGGAAAAGCTTCAAAACTACTTTCAAGTGAGAGAACTTTTTTGAATATGCTTCAACACGCAAGTGGAATAGCTACAATGGCTAGCAAATTTGTTGAAAAACTAGATGGTTTTGATGTTGTTTTACTAGATACTAGAAAAACACGACCACATTTGAGAGATTTTGAAAAATATGCCTCAAGAGTTGGTGGAGCTATAAACCATAGGTTGGGTCTTGATGATTGTTTGATGCTTAAAGATACTCACCTTAGAACTATTGAAAATCTAGCAGAATTTGTAAAAATAGCAAGAAAAAGAATATCTTGGGTTACAAAAATAGAAATTGAGTGTGAAACTTTTTCTCAAGTTGAAACAGCTATGGAAGCTGGAGCTGATATTATAATGTGTGATAATATGACATTCCAACAAATAAAAGAAGTTGTAAAATTTAGAGATGAAAAATATCCTCATATTTTAATAGAAGCTAGTGGAAATATAAATCTTGATACTATTCAAGAATATGCAAAAACTGGTGTTGATGCTGTTAGTAGTGGAAGTATAATTCATCAAGCAACTTGGCTTGACTTTTCAATGAGAGTTGATTGA
- a CDS encoding DHH family phosphoesterase, whose product MSNKIDMSLYSKALELIEKSRYILIITHVNPDPDSIGSALALSNLFAENKIKHKVFNISSDLPKNLDFLNRFDKITNIVPPFYDLAICVDCGTYKRLGFDLPKDVPLINFDHHASNNNFGTINIVDPYKSSTAEIVFEFFKHNGLNISKYSAQSLYCGIYDDTLAFSLGRCDEETFKKVNFLVECGASPSFIANKLLRRDSLAKYRIIPKVLDSLELHKDGEIATIYALEEWFKTTGAHARDCEDALDMIMSMQIVQVAFFIRFTNGVCRVSLRSKNELDVSKIASIFDGGGHFNASGCTIDTKDVEVAKNLVLKEVIKYYG is encoded by the coding sequence TTGAGCAATAAAATAGATATGAGTTTGTATTCAAAAGCTTTAGAATTAATAGAAAAAAGTAGATACATTTTAATAATAACTCATGTAAATCCAGATCCTGATTCTATAGGCAGTGCTTTGGCTTTATCAAATTTATTTGCAGAGAACAAAATAAAACATAAAGTTTTTAATATTAGTTCTGATTTACCAAAAAATTTAGATTTTTTAAATAGATTTGATAAAATTACGAATATTGTACCACCTTTTTATGACTTGGCAATTTGCGTTGATTGTGGAACTTACAAAAGGCTTGGATTTGATTTACCAAAAGATGTACCACTTATAAATTTTGACCATCATGCTTCAAATAATAATTTTGGCACAATAAATATAGTAGATCCATATAAAAGTAGTACAGCAGAGATTGTTTTTGAGTTTTTTAAACATAATGGATTAAACATATCAAAATATAGTGCGCAGTCACTTTATTGTGGTATATATGATGATACCTTAGCATTTTCTTTAGGAAGATGTGATGAAGAGACTTTTAAAAAAGTTAACTTTTTGGTTGAGTGTGGTGCTAGTCCATCATTTATTGCAAATAAGCTTTTAAGAAGAGATAGTTTGGCAAAATACAGAATCATTCCAAAAGTTTTAGATAGTTTAGAACTTCACAAAGATGGAGAAATAGCTACTATTTATGCTCTTGAAGAGTGGTTTAAAACTACTGGTGCACACGCTAGAGATTGTGAAGATGCTCTTGATATGATTATGAGTATGCAAATAGTACAAGTCGCATTTTTTATACGATTTACAAATGGAGTTTGTAGAGTATCTTTGAGGTCTAAAAATGAACTTGATGTCTCAAAAATAGCTTCTATTTTTGATGGTGGTGGGCATTTTAATGCATCAGGATGTACAATAGATACAAAAGATGTTGAAGTTGCAAAAAATTTAGTATTAAAGGAAGTTATAAAATATTATGGATAA
- a CDS encoding M23 family metallopeptidase, translated as MDKKSGLLYISISVMVVVVIVLGVILTLDREEPNIYVQTEVNQKDIYWNLQTPIRVEVADKSKLKSFETILIADQKEYVLENELVNEDQNSGILTFEIKPFKATDGFKATNAILRVKAKDSSSWNFFDGNEAIKDTNLIIDRRSPQASVISNSYMIKQGGSGILIVEINDENLKDYYVTFNDEVIFELFPFHKKNFYISIITWPIDLTEFKGVKVVAIDMAGNKASAKVPFYYDRFKEKVDNLNISDDFIYSVSKNVLELSNMEVPTNPAEIFVKANKDLRAKNLATMRNVVIKNFADSQNMPFDVKTFIRMTNAKTFAMFGERRHYFYNNEKIDEAWHLGMDWASVKRASIVTTNPGKVIFRGYLGIYGESIIIDHGLGIASLYAHTSSQSVDVGDMVVAGQEIGNTGSTGAVFGDHLHFGILIQGIEANPNEWLDSNWMKLNLTNTINSAIKIIDGNKK; from the coding sequence ATGGATAAAAAAAGTGGATTATTATATATAAGTATTTCAGTTATGGTTGTTGTGGTTATTGTTCTAGGTGTTATTTTAACTCTGGATAGAGAAGAACCAAATATTTATGTTCAAACAGAAGTTAATCAAAAAGATATTTATTGGAATTTACAAACTCCAATAAGAGTTGAAGTTGCAGATAAAAGTAAATTAAAATCTTTTGAAACAATCTTAATAGCTGATCAAAAAGAGTATGTTTTAGAAAATGAATTAGTAAATGAAGATCAAAATAGTGGAATTTTGACTTTTGAAATAAAACCTTTTAAAGCAACAGATGGTTTTAAAGCTACAAATGCAATTTTAAGAGTAAAAGCTAAAGATAGTAGTAGTTGGAATTTTTTTGATGGAAATGAAGCTATTAAAGATACAAATTTAATAATTGATAGAAGATCTCCACAAGCTAGTGTTATTTCAAATTCATATATGATAAAACAAGGTGGTAGTGGAATTTTAATTGTTGAAATAAATGATGAAAATCTAAAAGATTATTATGTTACATTCAATGATGAAGTTATTTTTGAACTTTTTCCATTTCACAAAAAGAATTTTTATATCTCTATTATTACATGGCCAATAGATTTAACAGAGTTTAAAGGTGTTAAGGTTGTTGCAATTGATATGGCAGGAAACAAAGCTTCTGCTAAAGTTCCTTTTTATTATGATAGATTTAAAGAAAAAGTTGATAATTTAAATATTAGTGATGATTTTATTTATAGTGTTAGTAAAAATGTTTTAGAACTTAGTAATATGGAGGTTCCTACAAATCCTGCTGAGATCTTTGTAAAAGCAAATAAAGATTTAAGAGCAAAAAATCTAGCAACTATGAGAAATGTTGTAATCAAGAATTTTGCAGATAGTCAAAATATGCCTTTTGATGTTAAGACTTTTATAAGGATGACAAATGCAAAAACATTTGCAATGTTTGGAGAGCGAAGACACTATTTTTATAATAATGAAAAAATAGATGAAGCATGGCATTTAGGAATGGATTGGGCTAGTGTAAAAAGAGCAAGTATTGTTACAACTAATCCTGGGAAGGTTATATTTAGAGGTTATTTAGGAATTTATGGTGAGAGTATTATTATTGACCATGGTTTAGGAATAGCATCTCTTTATGCACATACAAGTTCTCAAAGTGTTGATGTTGGAGATATGGTTGTTGCTGGACAAGAAATTGGAAATACAGGATCTACTGGAGCTGTATTTGGAGATCATTTACACTTTGGAATTTTAATTCAAGGAATTGAAGCAAATCCAAATGAGTGGTTAGATTCAAATTGGATGAAATTAAATCTTACAAATACAATAAATAGTGCAATAAAAATTATAGATGGAAATAAAAAATGA
- the lpxC gene encoding UDP-3-O-acyl-N-acetylglucosamine deacetylase, with protein sequence MKQRTIKSDIEIVGIGLHKGVPVKMRLEPLPSNSGIVIYRSDAAVTIPLKKEYVVDTKMATVLGKDGVVVSTIEHLLSAIYAYGIDNLRVVLDNDEIPILDGSASGYCMLIEEAGIQEQEESKKAIKIKKEVVVTTEDGKRVSLKPSNRIVYDFEIKFNHPAIGQQKFHFDYSIEEYKESIAKARTFGFLHEVQYLRSIGLALGGSMENAIVLDETKILNPEGLRYEDEFVRHKILDAIGDMALLEYTMIGEYEAVAGSHHLNHLLTKKLYEDKENYEIIDLEEASSEAEVFELAFAKQLSAE encoded by the coding sequence ATGAAACAAAGAACAATAAAGAGTGATATCGAAATTGTTGGAATAGGACTTCATAAAGGGGTTCCTGTAAAAATGAGATTAGAACCCCTACCATCAAATAGTGGAATAGTAATATATAGAAGCGATGCTGCTGTTACTATTCCTTTAAAAAAAGAGTATGTTGTTGATACAAAAATGGCAACAGTTTTAGGAAAAGATGGAGTAGTAGTTTCTACTATTGAACATCTTTTATCTGCAATTTATGCTTATGGAATTGATAATTTAAGAGTTGTTTTAGATAATGACGAAATTCCAATTTTAGATGGAAGTGCTTCTGGATATTGTATGCTAATTGAAGAGGCTGGAATACAAGAGCAAGAAGAGTCAAAAAAAGCAATAAAAATTAAAAAAGAGGTTGTTGTTACAACAGAAGATGGAAAAAGAGTAAGTTTAAAACCATCAAATAGAATTGTGTATGACTTTGAGATTAAATTTAATCATCCTGCAATTGGACAACAAAAATTTCATTTTGATTACTCAATAGAGGAGTATAAAGAGAGTATTGCAAAAGCTAGAACATTTGGGTTTTTACATGAAGTTCAATATTTAAGAAGTATTGGTTTAGCACTTGGTGGAAGTATGGAAAATGCTATAGTTTTGGATGAAACAAAAATTCTAAATCCAGAGGGTTTAAGATATGAAGATGAGTTTGTAAGACATAAAATCCTTGATGCAATTGGAGATATGGCGCTTTTAGAGTATACAATGATTGGTGAGTATGAGGCTGTTGCTGGAAGTCACCATTTAAATCATCTTTTGACAAAAAAACTTTATGAAGATAAAGAAAATTATGAAATAATTGATTTAGAAGAGGCAAGTAGTGAAGCTGAAGTTTTTGAACTTGCATTTGCAAAACAGTTGAGTGCAGAGTAA
- the thrB gene encoding homoserine kinase, whose translation MRISVPATSANLGPGFDCLGVALNLKNQVIIRPSKFHSVSLKGEGSNNPALKDNNMFISIFNDFYYNLTQKKRHFRFEFFNEIPLSRGLGSSSAVIVSAIASAYAIEGIKVEKERLLNLSLAYESHPDNITPAVMGGFNVASVHENEVKFINKSIPRSLKAVVVVPNRPISTTLSRKTLPYKYSKEDTIFNISHSSLLTAAFMSENWEMLKYASADMVHQQFRMKHMPELFEVQKTALKNGALMSTLSGSGSTFFSIAYSEDSQKLELALKEKFPHFRVMSVDFDNNGVKIEI comes from the coding sequence TTGAGAATTAGTGTTCCAGCAACTAGTGCCAATTTAGGGCCTGGATTTGACTGTTTAGGAGTAGCTTTAAATTTAAAAAATCAAGTAATAATTAGACCATCAAAATTTCATAGTGTATCTTTAAAAGGTGAGGGTTCAAATAATCCTGCATTAAAAGACAATAATATGTTTATATCTATTTTTAATGATTTTTACTACAATTTGACGCAAAAAAAGAGACATTTTAGATTTGAATTTTTTAATGAAATCCCACTTTCAAGAGGTTTAGGAAGCTCTTCGGCTGTTATTGTTTCTGCAATTGCTAGTGCTTATGCAATTGAAGGAATAAAAGTTGAAAAAGAGAGGCTTTTAAATCTATCGTTGGCGTATGAAAGTCATCCTGATAATATAACACCAGCTGTTATGGGTGGATTTAATGTAGCAAGTGTGCATGAAAATGAAGTTAAATTTATAAATAAATCAATTCCTAGAAGTTTAAAAGCAGTTGTTGTTGTACCAAATAGACCAATTTCAACTACACTATCAAGAAAAACACTTCCATATAAATATTCAAAAGAGGATACAATTTTTAATATATCTCACTCATCACTTTTAACAGCTGCATTTATGAGTGAAAATTGGGAGATGTTAAAGTATGCATCAGCTGATATGGTTCATCAACAATTTAGAATGAAACATATGCCAGAGCTATTTGAAGTACAAAAAACAGCTCTTAAAAATGGCGCTTTAATGAGTACACTTTCAGGTTCAGGTTCAACATTTTTCTCAATAGCATATAGTGAAGATAGTCAAAAGCTTGAACTAGCTTTAAAAGAGAAATTTCCTCACTTTAGAGTAATGAGTGTAGATTTTGATAACAACGGTGTAAAAATTGAAATTTAA
- a CDS encoding DUF448 domain-containing protein — MANLKTILRTCIFCRKKLEQKELLRFKCSNKQLSIYDNIGRSFYICKPCKVDFLDMKEIKRYEKALCRECKNKDKYVIQLEEILLDVR; from the coding sequence TTGGCTAATTTGAAAACAATCTTAAGAACTTGCATATTTTGTAGGAAAAAGCTTGAACAAAAAGAGCTTTTAAGATTTAAATGTTCAAATAAACAGTTATCTATTTATGATAACATTGGAAGAAGCTTTTATATTTGCAAGCCATGTAAAGTTGATTTTCTAGATATGAAAGAGATTAAGAGATATGAAAAAGCACTTTGTAGAGAGTGTAAAAATAAAGATAAGTATGTTATACAACTTGAGGAGATTTTATTAGATGTCAGATAA
- the infB gene encoding translation initiation factor IF-2: protein MSDKVRVFEIAEEAASTSAEVMQKAKELGIDLKTAQATVSYEDAEEITQYIMTGKSSRIKEPVEEKVAKPKKEVEVKEESEVKVPKINEQDKVIGNSIKTEIKKPTISKPILKTEENVTSLNDEDNMINPTKVVPKRKGLVIIKKKRPEEQEVKIVKEDFEVKKTQKSLSDIFSENEEKNFEKNNRVREDNQRNQKVKKEKKKTPIKAQDHGRKIEVSHTSEEFKSSDDSLLGDEVVLLDMDLQDNFKIFDEPKPVNTANHSRSSKPAAFGNTPTGLKRGKRKKRVVRTQEKEDITSIVIPEDIRVYEFAEACGKTPAEVITVLFHLGMMVTKNDFLKQDELEILGEEFGIEVTVKDALEDVNYEDSYDEEIDTKSFVTRPPVVTIMGHVDHGKTSLLDKIRSSKVASGEAGGITQHINSYTITKNGQKITFVDTPGHEAFSAMRTRGANVTDIIIIVVAADDGVKAQTEEVISHAKASGCPIIVAMNKMDKESANPDMVKAQMAEKNLTPIDWGGDIEFIGVSARTGEGVEDLLENILIQAELLDLKADPTAKAKATVIESSLEKGRGPVANIIVQNGTLRVGDNIVCDTTFGRVKAITNDMGEIVKELGLSETGTVLGLNDVPTTGSSLVAMDSEKEVRDIATTRAEHARAKELSKSTKVSLEEMSGLIAEGKIKQLPVIIKADVGGSLEAIKGSLEKIANDEVKVKVIHSAVGGITESDIVLASASEGCIILGFNVRPTGAIKAKAKSDGVEINTYSIIYDLLDDVKNALSGMMSAIIREENTGQAEVRDTFVVPKVGTVAGCLVTDGKVIRGGHARIIRDGVVTYTGKISSLKRFKDDAKEVASGYECGIMFDKFNDIKVGDYIETFIQIEEKVKIDD, encoded by the coding sequence ATGTCAGATAAAGTAAGAGTTTTTGAAATTGCAGAAGAAGCCGCATCAACAAGTGCTGAGGTTATGCAAAAAGCAAAAGAGTTAGGGATAGATTTAAAAACAGCACAAGCTACAGTTTCTTATGAAGATGCAGAAGAGATTACGCAATATATAATGACTGGAAAGAGTTCTAGAATTAAAGAGCCAGTAGAAGAAAAAGTTGCAAAACCTAAAAAAGAGGTAGAAGTAAAAGAGGAATCGGAAGTAAAAGTTCCAAAAATAAATGAACAAGATAAAGTAATTGGCAACTCAATAAAAACTGAAATCAAAAAACCAACTATTTCAAAACCTATTTTAAAAACTGAAGAAAATGTTACTAGTCTAAATGATGAAGATAATATGATAAATCCAACAAAAGTTGTTCCAAAAAGAAAAGGTCTTGTAATTATTAAGAAAAAAAGACCTGAAGAGCAAGAGGTAAAAATTGTAAAAGAAGATTTTGAAGTTAAGAAAACTCAAAAATCTTTAAGTGATATTTTTAGTGAAAATGAAGAGAAAAACTTTGAAAAGAATAATAGAGTAAGAGAAGATAATCAAAGAAATCAAAAAGTAAAAAAAGAGAAGAAAAAAACTCCTATAAAAGCTCAAGATCATGGAAGAAAAATAGAAGTTTCACATACTAGTGAAGAGTTTAAAAGTAGTGATGATTCTCTTTTAGGTGATGAAGTTGTTCTTCTTGATATGGATTTACAAGACAATTTTAAAATCTTTGATGAGCCAAAACCAGTAAATACTGCAAATCACTCTAGAAGTTCAAAACCTGCAGCTTTTGGAAATACTCCAACAGGACTTAAAAGAGGAAAAAGAAAGAAAAGAGTTGTTAGAACTCAAGAAAAAGAAGATATTACTTCGATTGTAATTCCTGAGGATATTAGAGTTTATGAGTTTGCAGAAGCTTGTGGAAAAACTCCAGCTGAAGTTATTACTGTACTATTTCACTTAGGAATGATGGTTACAAAAAATGACTTTTTAAAACAAGATGAGTTAGAAATACTTGGTGAAGAGTTTGGTATTGAAGTAACTGTAAAAGATGCATTAGAAGATGTAAATTATGAAGATAGTTATGATGAGGAGATTGATACTAAATCATTTGTAACTAGACCTCCAGTTGTAACAATCATGGGACATGTTGATCATGGTAAAACATCTTTATTAGATAAAATTAGAAGCTCAAAAGTGGCTAGCGGTGAAGCTGGTGGAATTACACAACATATAAACTCATATACAATTACAAAAAATGGACAAAAAATTACTTTTGTTGATACTCCTGGTCACGAAGCATTTAGTGCAATGAGAACAAGAGGAGCAAATGTTACTGATATTATTATTATAGTTGTTGCTGCTGATGATGGAGTAAAAGCTCAAACAGAAGAGGTAATTTCTCATGCGAAAGCAAGTGGTTGCCCAATTATAGTAGCTATGAATAAAATGGATAAAGAGAGTGCAAACCCAGATATGGTAAAAGCTCAAATGGCTGAAAAAAATTTAACACCTATTGATTGGGGTGGGGATATAGAGTTTATTGGAGTATCTGCAAGAACAGGTGAAGGAGTTGAAGATTTACTTGAAAATATTTTAATTCAAGCTGAACTTCTTGATCTAAAAGCTGATCCTACTGCAAAAGCTAAAGCAACTGTTATTGAGTCATCTTTAGAAAAAGGAAGAGGACCTGTTGCAAATATTATTGTTCAAAATGGAACTTTAAGAGTTGGAGACAATATAGTTTGTGATACAACATTTGGAAGAGTAAAAGCTATTACAAATGATATGGGAGAGATTGTAAAAGAGCTGGGACTTAGCGAAACAGGAACTGTTTTAGGTTTGAATGATGTTCCAACGACTGGTTCAAGCTTAGTTGCAATGGATAGTGAAAAAGAAGTAAGAGATATTGCAACAACAAGAGCTGAGCATGCAAGAGCAAAAGAGTTATCAAAATCTACAAAAGTATCACTTGAAGAGATGAGTGGATTAATAGCAGAAGGAAAAATTAAACAGTTACCAGTAATCATTAAAGCAGATGTTGGTGGTTCTTTAGAGGCAATTAAAGGCTCTTTAGAAAAAATTGCAAATGATGAAGTAAAAGTAAAAGTTATTCATTCGGCTGTTGGTGGAATTACTGAAAGTGATATAGTTTTAGCGAGTGCTAGTGAAGGTTGTATAATCTTAGGATTTAATGTACGACCAACAGGAGCTATAAAAGCAAAAGCAAAATCTGATGGAGTTGAGATAAATACATATTCAATTATTTATGATTTACTTGATGATGTTAAAAATGCTCTATCTGGAATGATGAGTGCTATTATAAGAGAAGAGAATACTGGACAAGCAGAAGTTAGAGATACATTTGTTGTGCCAAAAGTTGGAACAGTTGCTGGATGTTTAGTTACGGATGGAAAAGTAATAAGAGGTGGTCATGCTAGAATTATTAGAGATGGTGTTGTTACATATACTGGAAAAATTTCATCACTAAAAAGATTTAAAGATGATGCAAAAGAGGTTGCAAGTGGATATGAGTGTGGAATTATGTTTGATAAATTCAATGATATAAAAGTTGGAGATTATATTGAAACATTTATTCAAATTGAAGAGAAAGTAAAAATTGACGATTAA